The following proteins are co-located in the Primulina tabacum isolate GXHZ01 chromosome 11, ASM2559414v2, whole genome shotgun sequence genome:
- the LOC142519173 gene encoding uncharacterized protein At4g06598-like isoform X2: MANSKGPSTIRSMMYNGNISLLPPKSPFPSIPPGFTEYIPSSTIGSKAIPKPRGANSHHQRTSSESVSMEEQPSWLDDLLNEPETHVCKGGHRRSSSDSFAYIDTNHVGSMNYIGQDDNKLKNLSPLSSWGSQDIDINSDMQLRSFYTDPISSGIIMNKKWDTPLLSFATARGHLPLRSNPVVPNVGSLCALQDTDSNSSPSIEKQDPVKTGPQDAKGVYEKKEASQAKSLSSETDTKCAKQQFAQRSRVRKLQYIAELESNIQALQANISELYAELKFHDQEYLILSMENKALKKRLKSLAQEQLIKYLENEVLEREVGRLRSLYQQQTSLPQQQEKPSSGRDSIP, from the exons ATGGCGAATTCCAAGGGACCCTCCACCATTAGAAGTATGATGTACAACGGAAATATATCCTTACTACCCCCTAAAAGTCCATTCCCTAGCATACCTCCAGGATTTACTGAGTACATCCCTAGTTCAACCATTGGTTCAAAAGCTATTCCTAAGCCGAGGGGTGCAAATTCCCACCATCAGCGCACTTCTTCGGAAAGTGTTTCAATGGAAGAACAACCATCATGGCTTGATGATCTCCTTAATGAGCCAGAGACCCATGTATGTAAAGGAGGTCATCGCCGCTCATCGAGTGATTCCTTTGCATATATAGACACAAATCATGTTGGAAGCATGAATTACATTGGTCAAGATgataacaaattaaaaaatttatctcCATTGTCTTCATGGGGATCtcaagatattgatattaatagtGATATGCAACTCAGGTCTTTTTATACAGACCCTATTTCTTCGGGAATAATCATGAACAAGAAGTGGGATACACCTTTGCTTTCATTTGCAACTGCTCGTGGGCATCTTCCTCTTAGGAGCAATCCCGTTGTTCCCAATGTAGGTTCATTGTGCGCTTTGCAAGATACTGATAGTAATTCATCTCCATCAATTGAGAAACAAGATCCCGTTAAAACTGGTCCACAGGATGCGAAAGGTGTCTATGAGAAAAAGGAAGCATCTCAGGCCAAGTCTTTATCATCAGAAACAGACACAAAATGTGCCAAGCA GCAATTTGCTCAACGTTCAAGGGTTCGAAAGCTTCAATACATAGCTGAACTTGAAAGTAACATCCAAGCTCTACAG GCGAACATTTCTGAACTCTATGCCGAGCTCAAATTCCATGACCAGGAATATCTCATTTTAAGCATGGAGAATAAGGCACTGAAGAAACGCTTGAAAAGTTTAGCTCAGGAGCAGCTCATCAAGTATT TGGAGAACGAAGTGCTTGAGAGAGAAGTTGGAAGACTACGAAGCTTGTATCAGCAGCAAACTTCACTGCCACAACAGCAGGAG AAACCGAGCTCTGGTCGTGACTCTATACCCTGA
- the LOC142519173 gene encoding uncharacterized protein At4g06598-like isoform X1 translates to MANSKGPSTIRSMMYNGNISLLPPKSPFPSIPPGFTEYIPSSTIGSKAIPKPRGANSHHQRTSSESVSMEEQPSWLDDLLNEPETHVCKGGHRRSSSDSFAYIDTNHVGSMNYIGQDDNKLKNLSPLSSWGSQDIDINSDMQLRSFYTDPISSGIIMNKKWDTPLLSFATARGHLPLRSNPVVPNVGSLCALQDTDSNSSPSIEKQDPVKTGPQDAKGVYEKKEASQAKSLSSETDTKCAKQQFAQRSRVRKLQYIAELESNIQALQANISELYAELKFHDQEYLILSMENKALKKRLKSLAQEQLIKYLENEVLEREVGRLRSLYQQQTSLPQQQEVCFSHQRSSSKDFDQQFSNLSLKHKKPSSGRDSIP, encoded by the exons ATGGCGAATTCCAAGGGACCCTCCACCATTAGAAGTATGATGTACAACGGAAATATATCCTTACTACCCCCTAAAAGTCCATTCCCTAGCATACCTCCAGGATTTACTGAGTACATCCCTAGTTCAACCATTGGTTCAAAAGCTATTCCTAAGCCGAGGGGTGCAAATTCCCACCATCAGCGCACTTCTTCGGAAAGTGTTTCAATGGAAGAACAACCATCATGGCTTGATGATCTCCTTAATGAGCCAGAGACCCATGTATGTAAAGGAGGTCATCGCCGCTCATCGAGTGATTCCTTTGCATATATAGACACAAATCATGTTGGAAGCATGAATTACATTGGTCAAGATgataacaaattaaaaaatttatctcCATTGTCTTCATGGGGATCtcaagatattgatattaatagtGATATGCAACTCAGGTCTTTTTATACAGACCCTATTTCTTCGGGAATAATCATGAACAAGAAGTGGGATACACCTTTGCTTTCATTTGCAACTGCTCGTGGGCATCTTCCTCTTAGGAGCAATCCCGTTGTTCCCAATGTAGGTTCATTGTGCGCTTTGCAAGATACTGATAGTAATTCATCTCCATCAATTGAGAAACAAGATCCCGTTAAAACTGGTCCACAGGATGCGAAAGGTGTCTATGAGAAAAAGGAAGCATCTCAGGCCAAGTCTTTATCATCAGAAACAGACACAAAATGTGCCAAGCA GCAATTTGCTCAACGTTCAAGGGTTCGAAAGCTTCAATACATAGCTGAACTTGAAAGTAACATCCAAGCTCTACAG GCGAACATTTCTGAACTCTATGCCGAGCTCAAATTCCATGACCAGGAATATCTCATTTTAAGCATGGAGAATAAGGCACTGAAGAAACGCTTGAAAAGTTTAGCTCAGGAGCAGCTCATCAAGTATT TGGAGAACGAAGTGCTTGAGAGAGAAGTTGGAAGACTACGAAGCTTGTATCAGCAGCAAACTTCACTGCCACAACAGCAGGAGGTATGTTTCAGCCATCAACGTTCCAGCAGCAAAGATTTTGATCAACAGTTTTCTAATCTTTCTCTGAAACACAAGAAACCGAGCTCTGGTCGTGACTCTATACCCTGA